One Burkholderia cepacia genomic window carries:
- a CDS encoding type II toxin-antitoxin system RelE/ParE family toxin yields MIVRLSDVAIAELEAIADYIARDNPRARDNPQRAVTFVREIRDKCMSLAAMPLAFPLVPRFERHGVRHRVYGNYQIFYRVVGDPPARIDILHVLHGARDYAAVLF; encoded by the coding sequence CTGATCGTCCGCTTGTCGGACGTGGCGATTGCCGAACTCGAAGCGATTGCCGATTACATTGCACGCGACAACCCGCGTGCGCGCGACAACCCGCAACGCGCCGTGACGTTCGTGCGGGAGATTCGCGACAAGTGCATGAGTCTGGCCGCGATGCCGCTGGCGTTTCCGCTGGTGCCGCGCTTCGAGCGTCACGGCGTGCGGCACCGCGTGTACGGCAACTACCAGATCTTCTATCGGGTCGTCGGTGATCCGCCGGCGCGGATCGACATTCTTCACGTGCTGCATGGTGCGCGTGACTATGCGGCCGTTCTTTTCTGA
- a CDS encoding type II toxin-antitoxin system ParD family antitoxin, with protein sequence MISAELGQQLEAYVAKLVESGRYGSKSEVLREGVRLIQDREAQLNALDAVIARSLADAEAGRGAEAAEVFDRLEAKYRAQADRQA encoded by the coding sequence ATGATCAGTGCGGAACTGGGCCAGCAACTGGAGGCTTACGTCGCGAAGCTGGTCGAATCGGGGCGCTACGGATCCAAGAGCGAAGTGCTGCGCGAAGGCGTGCGCCTGATCCAGGATCGCGAGGCGCAACTGAATGCGCTGGACGCGGTAATCGCGCGCAGCCTGGCCGATGCGGAAGCAGGACGCGGCGCCGAGGCGGCGGAAGTCTTCGACCGTCTCGAGGCAAAGTATCGGGCGCAGGCGGATCGGCAGGCCTGA
- the fae gene encoding formaldehyde-activating enzyme — protein sequence MTASQPRQLYIGEGFEGPGVNLAHINVLVGPRNGPAGQAFATALATPSAGHAPFVVIAQPGVPTKPLTLYVNKAQIAGDFHGNATWGASQAGIAKAVAEALENGTLPPEAENDWVVVSANWVNPQTNDLDAVFENNYRACRNAIVAAMEGLPHRDAVFAAARDVSNPFYTPKKN from the coding sequence ATGACCGCATCCCAACCCAGGCAGCTTTACATCGGCGAAGGCTTCGAAGGCCCCGGCGTCAACCTCGCGCACATCAACGTGCTGGTCGGCCCGCGCAACGGCCCCGCGGGCCAGGCGTTCGCCACGGCCCTCGCGACGCCGTCGGCCGGCCATGCGCCGTTCGTCGTGATCGCGCAGCCGGGCGTGCCGACCAAGCCGCTCACGCTGTACGTCAACAAGGCGCAGATCGCCGGCGATTTCCACGGCAACGCCACGTGGGGCGCGTCGCAGGCCGGCATCGCGAAGGCCGTGGCCGAAGCGCTCGAGAACGGCACGCTGCCGCCCGAGGCGGAGAACGACTGGGTCGTCGTGTCGGCGAACTGGGTGAACCCGCAGACCAACGATCTCGATGCCGTGTTCGAGAACAACTATCGCGCGTGTCGCAACGCGATCGTCGCCGCGATGGAAGGGCTGCCGCATCGCGACGCGGTATTCGCCGCCGCGCGCGACGTGTCGAACCCGTTCTACACCCCGAAGAAAAACTGA
- a CDS encoding MFS transporter, producing the protein MPTQPSTPAASLASRTDAHTSHDSRTQRYLQLLLLVIAAGAIYPMLYLRQVYQPTMLQFFHIDDVQLGYLYSSLGTIFLVSYLPSGWLADRLSPRWLICFSLLATGALGLVYATGPSFDTLVLIFGGWGLTTGLTFWAAVIKRVNTIAGPDEQGRFFGLLDGGRGLVEALLATVAITLFAYVTQAHGGTDAAGFRLVVHLYAFFCIALGVLLALVKDPAGAGGRKAVTERRKGNVLTDLKTLAAIPELWLVAAIVFCGYQVFWATYSFSAYLHEGNFGLSATAAGFITTLKLWMRPIGGIGGGFLGDRVSKVSVLFWALLLAALSLVGLIAAPAHSPQAMLVVLVLFIGILTYAIRGLYWSLLDDCKVPTHCAGLAIGLISVLGYSPDVFVPLINGYVTQTFPGAHGYQLYFGYIAAIALCGAAAAAFLKYRLTRIHRIQESA; encoded by the coding sequence ATGCCGACCCAACCGTCGACGCCCGCCGCGTCGCTCGCTTCGCGCACCGATGCGCACACATCGCACGACTCGCGCACGCAGCGCTACCTGCAACTGCTGCTGCTCGTGATTGCCGCGGGCGCGATCTATCCGATGCTGTATCTGCGGCAGGTATACCAGCCGACGATGCTGCAGTTCTTCCATATCGACGACGTGCAGCTCGGCTACCTGTACTCGTCGCTCGGCACGATCTTCCTCGTCAGCTACCTGCCGAGCGGCTGGCTCGCCGACCGCCTGTCGCCGCGCTGGCTGATCTGCTTCTCGCTGCTCGCGACGGGCGCGCTCGGGCTCGTCTACGCGACCGGGCCGTCGTTCGACACGCTCGTGCTGATCTTCGGCGGCTGGGGGCTGACCACCGGCCTCACGTTCTGGGCCGCCGTGATCAAGCGCGTGAACACGATCGCGGGCCCCGACGAACAGGGCCGCTTCTTCGGGCTGCTCGACGGCGGCCGCGGGCTCGTCGAGGCGCTGCTCGCGACGGTCGCGATCACGCTGTTCGCCTACGTGACGCAGGCGCACGGCGGCACCGATGCGGCCGGCTTCAGGCTCGTCGTGCACCTGTACGCGTTCTTCTGCATCGCGCTCGGCGTGCTGCTCGCGCTGGTGAAGGATCCGGCGGGTGCCGGCGGGCGCAAGGCCGTGACCGAACGCCGAAAAGGCAACGTGCTGACCGACCTGAAGACGCTCGCGGCGATCCCCGAGCTGTGGCTCGTCGCCGCGATCGTGTTCTGCGGCTACCAGGTGTTCTGGGCGACCTACAGCTTCTCGGCCTATCTGCACGAAGGCAATTTCGGGCTCAGCGCGACGGCGGCCGGCTTCATCACGACGCTCAAGCTGTGGATGCGCCCGATCGGCGGCATCGGCGGCGGCTTCCTCGGCGACCGCGTCTCGAAGGTGTCGGTGCTGTTCTGGGCGCTGCTGCTCGCCGCGCTGTCGCTCGTCGGCCTGATCGCCGCGCCCGCGCACAGCCCGCAGGCGATGCTCGTCGTGCTCGTGCTGTTCATCGGCATCCTCACCTACGCGATCCGCGGCCTGTACTGGTCGCTGCTCGACGACTGCAAGGTGCCGACGCATTGCGCGGGCCTCGCGATCGGCCTGATCTCGGTGCTCGGCTATTCGCCCGACGTGTTCGTGCCGCTGATCAACGGCTACGTGACGCAGACCTTCCCGGGCGCGCACGGCTACCAGCTCTATTTCGGCTATATCGCGGCCATCGCGCTCTGCGGCGCGGCCGCGGCCGCCTTCCTCAAATACCGTCTCACCCGCATTCACCGCATCCAGGAGTCCGCATGA
- a CDS encoding NAD-dependent succinate-semialdehyde dehydrogenase translates to MNEFLRTGHYIGGEWHEPHSATYAVRNPATGETIAQVATGGAETARYAIAAAAHAFPAWRALTAKARGARVKRWGELMLEHRDALAELLTREQGKPLAEARGEVAYAASFLEWFAEEAKRMYGDVIPSPKPDAQIVVTREPVGVVAAITPWNFPLAMITRKAGPALAAGCTMVLKPSEETPLSAFALAVLAERAGVPAGVFNVVSGDAVAIGETLTSSSVVRKLSFTGSTRVGKLLAKQSADTLKKLSLELGGNAPFIVFDDADLDAAVAGAIASKFRNTGQTCVCVNRFLVQDGVYDAFTRKLADAVRTLRVGNALAGEVDQGPLINEAALGKVERHVADATAKGATVVTGGKRHVLGGTFYEPTVLTGMTADMLIAEEETFGPVAGCFRFTTEEEAVAAANDTPFGLSAYFYTRDLGRAWRVSGALESGMVGVNDGIISTEVAPFGGVKQSGLGREGSKYGLDEYVELKYTLMAGLGG, encoded by the coding sequence ATGAACGAATTTTTGAGGACCGGCCATTACATCGGTGGTGAATGGCACGAGCCGCACAGCGCGACCTACGCGGTGCGGAATCCGGCGACGGGCGAAACGATCGCGCAGGTCGCGACGGGCGGCGCCGAGACCGCGCGGTACGCGATCGCCGCGGCCGCGCACGCGTTCCCCGCGTGGCGCGCACTGACCGCGAAGGCGCGCGGCGCACGCGTGAAGCGCTGGGGCGAGCTGATGCTCGAACATCGCGACGCGCTCGCCGAGCTGCTGACGCGCGAGCAAGGCAAGCCGCTGGCGGAAGCGCGCGGCGAAGTCGCTTACGCGGCGAGCTTTCTCGAATGGTTCGCGGAAGAAGCGAAGCGCATGTACGGCGACGTAATCCCGAGCCCGAAGCCCGATGCGCAGATCGTCGTCACGCGCGAGCCGGTCGGCGTCGTCGCGGCGATCACGCCGTGGAATTTCCCGCTCGCGATGATCACGCGCAAGGCCGGCCCCGCGCTCGCGGCCGGCTGCACGATGGTGCTGAAGCCGTCGGAGGAAACGCCGCTGTCGGCGTTCGCGCTGGCGGTGCTCGCCGAGCGCGCGGGCGTGCCGGCCGGCGTGTTCAACGTCGTGTCGGGCGACGCGGTCGCGATCGGCGAGACGCTGACGAGTTCGTCCGTCGTGCGCAAGCTGTCGTTCACGGGCTCGACGCGGGTCGGCAAGCTGCTCGCGAAGCAGTCGGCCGACACGCTGAAGAAGCTGTCGCTCGAACTCGGCGGCAACGCGCCGTTCATCGTGTTCGACGACGCCGATCTCGATGCGGCGGTGGCGGGCGCGATCGCGTCGAAGTTCCGCAACACGGGCCAGACCTGCGTGTGCGTGAACCGCTTTCTCGTGCAGGACGGCGTGTACGACGCATTCACGCGCAAGCTCGCGGACGCCGTGCGCACGCTGCGCGTCGGCAACGCGCTCGCGGGTGAGGTCGACCAGGGGCCGCTGATCAACGAGGCGGCGCTCGGCAAGGTCGAGCGGCACGTGGCCGATGCGACCGCGAAGGGCGCGACCGTCGTGACGGGCGGCAAGCGTCACGTGCTCGGCGGCACGTTCTACGAGCCGACCGTGCTGACCGGCATGACGGCCGACATGCTGATCGCCGAGGAGGAAACCTTCGGCCCCGTCGCCGGCTGCTTCCGCTTCACGACCGAGGAAGAGGCCGTCGCCGCGGCCAACGACACGCCGTTCGGGCTGTCCGCGTATTTCTACACGCGCGACCTCGGCCGCGCGTGGCGCGTGTCGGGCGCGCTGGAAAGCGGGATGGTCGGCGTCAACGACGGGATCATCTCGACCGAAGTCGCGCCGTTCGGCGGCGTCAAGCAATCGGGGCTCGGCCGCGAGGGCTCGAAGTACGGCCTCGACGAATACGTGGAACTCAAGTACACGCTGATGGCCGGGCTAGGCGGCTGA
- a CDS encoding LysR substrate-binding domain-containing protein, with translation MPALNALKAFEMAGRTGSFTRAAELLNVTQSAVSRQVRQLEGQLGETLLERRHHQLELTAAGRVLLRALQQSFDKIELTVRSLQEKTHLNRLRANVPPTFAARWLMPRLGRLRDAHPEFELSLTTRIHDSLGESRVLDCAIRFGDGEWDGFDNALLMQEQHIAVCAPALYARLRQDGAPIDLNRFTLLHVLATDDQRYLTWQHWLKAAGIADVDTRGGYEFDLLDHAIRAAIDGLGITIADRHMVARELATGQLMQVLNVHVDGHQSYWFVTRPEQTNLPHIVQFRDWLQQEVWLAKRHLEPSSPLPQPPLR, from the coding sequence ATGCCGGCGCTGAACGCGCTGAAAGCCTTCGAGATGGCCGGCCGCACCGGCAGCTTCACGCGTGCGGCCGAACTGCTCAACGTGACGCAGAGCGCGGTGAGCCGCCAGGTTCGCCAGCTCGAGGGCCAGCTCGGCGAAACCCTGCTCGAGCGGCGCCATCACCAGCTCGAACTGACGGCGGCCGGCCGCGTGCTGCTGCGCGCGCTGCAGCAATCGTTCGACAAGATCGAGCTGACCGTACGCAGCCTGCAGGAAAAAACCCACCTGAACCGCCTGCGCGCGAACGTGCCGCCCACCTTCGCCGCGCGCTGGCTGATGCCGCGGCTCGGCCGGCTGCGCGACGCGCATCCCGAATTCGAGCTGAGCCTCACGACCCGCATTCACGACAGTCTCGGCGAATCGCGCGTGCTCGACTGCGCGATCCGGTTCGGCGACGGCGAATGGGACGGCTTCGACAACGCACTGCTGATGCAGGAGCAGCATATCGCCGTCTGCGCACCCGCGCTGTATGCGCGGCTGCGACAGGACGGCGCGCCGATCGACCTGAACCGCTTCACGCTGCTGCACGTGCTCGCCACCGACGACCAGCGCTACCTGACCTGGCAGCACTGGCTGAAGGCCGCCGGCATCGCCGACGTCGACACGCGCGGCGGCTACGAATTCGACCTGCTCGACCACGCGATCCGCGCGGCGATCGACGGCCTCGGGATCACGATCGCCGATCGCCACATGGTCGCGCGCGAACTGGCGACCGGGCAACTGATGCAGGTACTCAACGTGCACGTCGACGGCCATCAGTCATACTGGTTCGTCACGCGGCCCGAACAGACGAACCTGCCGCACATCGTCCAGTTCCGCGACTGGCTGCAGCAGGAAGTGTGGCTCGCGAAGCGCCACCTCGAACCGTCGTCGCCGCTTCCGCAGCCGCCGCTGCGCTGA
- a CDS encoding aldo/keto reductase: MEYVRLGQSGLKVSRLCLGTMNMGTPEWKPWIFDEAQSEPIVRRALDAGVNFIDLADFYSTGVGEEVVGRILKRNARREELVVTTKVGYDMGSYPNAGGHSRKHVLDGIDASLKRLGMDYVDIFMLHFFDVNTPVEETMSALHDIVRAGKARYIGVSTMYTWQFAKIMQACERNGWDKPINMQLQLNLAYREEEREMVPYCIDQGVGVSVFSPLARGLLTCEPQSTRNQTDFFTAQMYGDAASLAIAESVAKVAKRRGVPPAQIAQAWVLSRPGVASMLVGADSVAQFDSALGALETQLTEEELHELERNYTPCDLINDYTAGKRIARASRPAQGSFAAD; encoded by the coding sequence ATGGAATACGTCCGCCTCGGCCAGTCCGGCCTGAAGGTGTCCCGCCTGTGTCTCGGCACGATGAACATGGGCACCCCCGAATGGAAACCCTGGATCTTCGACGAAGCGCAGAGCGAGCCGATCGTGCGCCGCGCGCTCGATGCCGGCGTGAACTTCATCGATCTTGCCGATTTCTATTCGACGGGTGTCGGCGAGGAAGTGGTCGGCCGCATCCTGAAGCGCAACGCGCGCCGCGAGGAGCTCGTCGTGACGACCAAGGTCGGCTACGACATGGGCAGCTACCCGAACGCGGGCGGCCATTCGCGCAAGCACGTGCTCGACGGCATCGACGCTTCGCTGAAGCGGCTCGGGATGGATTACGTCGACATCTTCATGCTGCACTTCTTCGACGTGAACACGCCCGTCGAGGAGACGATGAGCGCGCTGCACGACATCGTGCGCGCGGGCAAGGCGCGCTATATCGGCGTATCGACGATGTACACGTGGCAGTTCGCGAAGATCATGCAGGCCTGCGAACGAAACGGCTGGGACAAGCCGATCAACATGCAGCTGCAGCTGAACCTCGCGTATCGCGAGGAAGAGCGCGAGATGGTGCCGTACTGCATCGACCAGGGCGTCGGCGTGTCGGTGTTCAGCCCGCTCGCGCGCGGCCTGCTGACCTGCGAGCCGCAATCGACGCGCAACCAGACCGACTTCTTCACCGCGCAGATGTACGGCGATGCCGCATCGCTCGCGATCGCGGAATCGGTCGCGAAGGTCGCGAAGCGCCGCGGCGTGCCGCCCGCGCAGATCGCGCAGGCGTGGGTGCTGAGCCGCCCCGGCGTCGCGAGCATGCTGGTCGGCGCGGATTCCGTCGCGCAGTTCGACAGTGCGCTCGGCGCGCTCGAAACGCAGCTCACCGAAGAGGAATTGCACGAACTGGAGCGCAACTACACGCCGTGCGACCTGATCAACGACTACACGGCCGGCAAGCGCATCGCGCGCGCGTCGCGGCCGGCGCAGGGCAGTTTCGCGGCCGACTGA
- the aldA gene encoding aldehyde dehydrogenase: MRTERNYVNGRFVAPESDAFIVVHNPATEAPFARVPAATPADALAAVDAAAAAQKAWRKRPSAERAAYLHRFADALAARAPEIGAALAQESGKSVEDASNEAVYAGQITRYHAEWARRIEGEIIPSDTPDENLFLQREPIGVVACLIPFNYPVYTLLRKVAPALIAGNTVVVRPSNHTPVSAFEIAKAADDAGFPPGVVNVLTMDHATAEALCTHPAVGMITLTGSVNAGRKVLDYCKANIAKPSLELGGKTPAIIEPDADLERAAAALVASKTTHCGQLCTAIERVYVHDSVHDRFVALLKEKMAAVRIGNRAEDATRMGPLVSASARAHIHGMVERAIAAGATLETGGAIPDGPGFFYPATLLTGVRQDMEIVQEETFGPVMPVLRYTTIDEAIAHANDHQFGLSSVLYTEHYRTAMTVANAIEAGELYVNRTPADPYQGFHAGWKRSGLGGDDGKHGMLEFTQTRLVVMKY, from the coding sequence ATGCGCACCGAACGCAATTACGTGAACGGCCGTTTCGTCGCCCCGGAAAGCGACGCGTTCATCGTCGTCCACAATCCCGCCACCGAAGCGCCGTTCGCGCGCGTGCCCGCCGCGACGCCGGCCGACGCACTCGCCGCCGTCGACGCCGCGGCCGCCGCGCAGAAGGCGTGGCGCAAGCGGCCGAGCGCCGAGCGCGCCGCATACCTGCACCGCTTCGCCGACGCCCTGGCCGCACGTGCCCCCGAGATCGGCGCGGCGCTCGCGCAGGAATCCGGCAAGAGCGTCGAGGACGCGTCGAACGAAGCCGTCTACGCGGGCCAGATCACGCGCTACCACGCCGAGTGGGCTCGCCGGATCGAGGGCGAGATCATCCCGAGCGACACGCCCGACGAGAACCTGTTCCTGCAGCGCGAGCCGATCGGCGTCGTCGCGTGCCTGATCCCGTTCAACTATCCCGTCTACACGCTGCTGCGCAAGGTCGCGCCCGCGCTGATCGCCGGCAACACCGTGGTCGTGCGGCCGAGCAACCACACACCGGTGTCCGCGTTCGAGATCGCGAAAGCGGCCGACGATGCGGGCTTCCCGCCGGGCGTCGTCAACGTCCTGACGATGGACCACGCGACGGCCGAAGCGCTGTGCACGCACCCGGCGGTCGGCATGATCACGCTGACCGGCAGCGTGAACGCGGGCCGCAAGGTGCTCGACTACTGCAAGGCGAACATCGCGAAGCCGTCGCTCGAGCTCGGCGGCAAGACGCCCGCGATCATCGAGCCCGACGCCGACCTCGAACGCGCGGCCGCCGCGCTCGTCGCATCGAAGACGACCCATTGCGGCCAGCTCTGCACGGCGATCGAGCGCGTGTACGTGCACGACAGCGTGCACGACCGTTTCGTCGCGCTGCTGAAGGAGAAGATGGCGGCCGTGCGCATCGGCAACCGTGCGGAAGATGCCACGCGGATGGGCCCGCTCGTCAGCGCATCGGCGCGCGCACACATCCACGGCATGGTCGAACGCGCGATCGCGGCAGGCGCGACGCTCGAAACCGGCGGCGCGATCCCCGACGGCCCCGGCTTCTTCTACCCGGCCACGCTGCTCACCGGCGTGCGGCAGGACATGGAGATCGTGCAGGAGGAGACCTTCGGCCCGGTCATGCCCGTGCTGCGCTACACGACGATCGACGAAGCGATCGCGCACGCGAACGACCACCAGTTCGGCCTGTCGTCGGTGCTCTACACCGAGCACTACCGCACCGCGATGACCGTCGCGAACGCGATCGAAGCCGGCGAACTGTACGTGAACCGCACACCGGCCGATCCGTACCAGGGCTTCCATGCCGGCTGGAAACGTTCGGGCCTCGGCGGTGACGACGGCAAACACGGGATGCTCGAATTCACGCAGACGCGTCTCGTCGTCATGAAGTACTGA
- a CDS encoding GMC family oxidoreductase, translating into MSYDYIIVGAGSAGCILANRLSESGRHSVLLLEAGERDASFWFKVPVGFTKTYYNRRYNWMYYSEPEAQLADRKLYCPRGKVVGGSGSINAMVYVRGQRSDYDDWAAAGNPGWAYDDVLPYFRKLETHAAGATDPQHHGATGPIHITSMKADVHPIVHEFLKGCGELNLPRTDDFNGAKFEGAGIYDLNTKNGERCSSSFAYLRPALGRANLTLRPGALVRRVTFDGTRATGVVVAGEHGDETLVAAREVILAAGAVDTPKLLQLSGVGDPALLARRRVPLVHALPAVGRNLQDHLCVSFYFKANRPTLNDEMGTLLGKMKIGLRYLLTKRGPLAMSVNQAGGFFRGTHEAQEPNLQLYFNPLSYRIPKSDRASIKPEPYPGFLIAFNPCRPTSRGTIEIASNRAEDAAKIHINALTTQKDLDEAVQGSKLIRALMRAPALKSMTVEEISPGPQVDSDEAMLQYFREQSGSIYHLCGSCAMGPDAATSVVDASLRVHGLQALRIVDASVFPNITSGNINAPTMMVAEKGADLILADALREETADARTGERETVAH; encoded by the coding sequence ATGAGCTACGACTACATCATCGTCGGCGCGGGCTCGGCCGGCTGCATCCTCGCGAACCGCCTGAGCGAATCGGGCCGGCACTCGGTGCTGCTGCTCGAGGCGGGCGAACGCGACGCGTCGTTCTGGTTCAAGGTACCGGTCGGCTTCACGAAGACCTATTACAACCGCCGCTACAACTGGATGTACTACAGCGAGCCCGAAGCGCAACTCGCCGATCGCAAGCTGTACTGCCCGCGCGGCAAGGTCGTCGGCGGGTCGGGCTCGATCAACGCGATGGTCTACGTGCGCGGCCAGCGCAGCGACTATGACGACTGGGCGGCGGCCGGCAATCCGGGCTGGGCGTACGACGACGTGCTGCCGTACTTCCGCAAGCTCGAAACCCACGCGGCCGGCGCGACCGATCCGCAGCACCACGGCGCGACGGGGCCGATCCACATCACGTCGATGAAGGCCGACGTGCATCCGATCGTCCACGAGTTCCTGAAGGGCTGCGGCGAACTGAACCTGCCGCGCACCGACGACTTCAACGGCGCGAAGTTCGAAGGCGCAGGCATCTACGACCTGAACACGAAGAACGGCGAACGCTGCTCCAGCAGCTTCGCGTACCTGCGGCCCGCGCTGGGCCGCGCGAACCTCACGCTGCGCCCGGGCGCACTCGTGCGGCGCGTGACGTTCGACGGCACGCGCGCGACCGGCGTGGTCGTCGCGGGCGAGCACGGCGACGAAACGCTCGTCGCCGCGCGCGAGGTGATCCTCGCGGCCGGCGCGGTCGATACGCCGAAGCTGCTGCAGCTGTCGGGCGTCGGCGATCCGGCGCTGCTCGCGCGCCGGCGCGTGCCGCTCGTGCATGCGCTGCCGGCCGTCGGCCGCAACCTGCAGGACCACCTGTGCGTGAGCTTCTACTTCAAGGCGAACCGGCCGACGCTGAACGACGAGATGGGCACGCTGCTCGGCAAGATGAAGATCGGGCTGCGCTACCTGCTGACGAAGCGCGGGCCGCTCGCGATGAGCGTGAACCAGGCCGGCGGCTTCTTCCGCGGCACGCACGAGGCGCAGGAGCCGAACCTCCAGCTCTACTTCAACCCGCTGTCGTACCGGATTCCGAAGAGCGACCGGGCGAGCATCAAGCCCGAGCCTTACCCGGGCTTCCTGATCGCGTTCAACCCGTGCCGGCCGACGAGCCGCGGCACGATCGAGATCGCGTCGAACCGCGCGGAAGATGCCGCGAAGATCCACATCAACGCGCTCACCACGCAGAAGGATCTCGACGAAGCCGTGCAGGGCAGCAAGCTGATCCGTGCGCTGATGCGCGCACCTGCGCTGAAGTCGATGACCGTCGAGGAAATCTCGCCGGGGCCGCAGGTCGATTCCGACGAAGCGATGCTGCAGTATTTCCGCGAGCAGTCGGGTTCGATCTACCACCTGTGCGGCTCGTGCGCGATGGGGCCGGACGCGGCGACGTCGGTGGTCGATGCGTCGCTGCGCGTGCACGGGCTGCAGGCGCTGCGGATCGTCGATGCGTCGGTGTTCCCGAACATCACGTCGGGCAACATCAACGCGCCGACGATGATGGTCGCGGAAAAGGGCGCGGATCTGATCCTGGCGGATGCGCTTCGCGAGGAAACGGCCGACGCACGAACCGGCGAGCGTGAAACCGTTGCGCACTGA
- a CDS encoding mandelate racemase/muconate lactonizing enzyme family protein, giving the protein MKIVSLETHIVAVPPPHVGGMYWIFVKLKTDDGIEGVGEIYSATFGPKAMAPIIDDVFERHLLNRDPHHVERLFRQAYSSGFTQRPDLTMMGVVSGLEMACWDIVGKAAGKPVYELLGGKIHERLRSYTYLYPKNARGEYDYDDPDLAAECAAENVKLGFTAVKFDPAGPYTAYSGHQLSLEVLDRCETFCRKVREAVGSKADLLFGTHGQMVPSSAIRLAKRLEKYDPLWFEEPVPPGQEEAIAQVAKHTSIPIATGERLTTKYEFHKLLQAGGASILQLNVARVGGLLEAKKIATLAEVHYAQIAPHLYNGPVGAAASIQLATCTPNFLIQESIMTWGGFHAEVVKTPIRWEDGYIVPSNEPGLGIELDMDVVRRHTPYTGERLHLQMGEHPVDVKDLAPAKG; this is encoded by the coding sequence ATGAAGATCGTTTCGCTCGAAACCCATATCGTCGCCGTGCCGCCGCCGCATGTCGGCGGGATGTACTGGATCTTCGTGAAGCTGAAAACCGACGACGGCATCGAAGGCGTCGGCGAGATCTACTCGGCGACGTTCGGCCCGAAGGCGATGGCCCCGATCATCGACGACGTGTTCGAACGCCACCTGCTGAACCGCGACCCGCATCACGTCGAACGGCTGTTCCGCCAGGCCTACTCGAGTGGCTTCACGCAGCGGCCGGATCTCACGATGATGGGCGTCGTCAGCGGCCTTGAAATGGCGTGCTGGGACATCGTCGGCAAGGCCGCCGGCAAGCCCGTGTACGAACTGCTCGGCGGGAAGATCCACGAGCGGCTGCGCTCGTACACGTACCTGTACCCGAAGAATGCCAGGGGCGAATACGACTACGACGATCCCGACCTCGCGGCCGAATGCGCGGCCGAGAACGTGAAGCTCGGCTTCACCGCCGTCAAGTTCGACCCGGCCGGCCCGTACACCGCCTACTCGGGCCACCAGCTGTCGCTGGAAGTGCTCGACCGCTGCGAGACGTTCTGCCGCAAGGTGCGCGAAGCCGTCGGCAGCAAGGCCGACCTGCTGTTCGGCACGCATGGGCAGATGGTGCCGTCGTCGGCGATCCGGCTCGCGAAGCGGCTCGAGAAATACGACCCGCTGTGGTTCGAGGAGCCGGTGCCCCCCGGCCAGGAAGAAGCGATCGCGCAAGTCGCGAAGCACACGTCGATCCCGATCGCGACCGGCGAGCGCCTGACCACCAAGTACGAATTCCACAAGCTGCTGCAGGCGGGCGGCGCGTCGATCCTGCAGCTGAACGTCGCGCGCGTGGGCGGCCTGCTCGAAGCGAAGAAGATCGCGACGCTCGCCGAAGTGCACTACGCGCAGATCGCACCGCACCTGTACAACGGGCCGGTGGGCGCCGCCGCGAGCATCCAGCTCGCGACCTGCACGCCGAACTTCCTGATCCAGGAAAGCATCATGACGTGGGGCGGCTTCCATGCGGAAGTCGTGAAGACGCCGATCCGCTGGGAGGACGGCTACATCGTCCCGTCGAACGAGCCGGGCCTCGGCATCGAGCTCGACATGGACGTCGTGAGGCGCCACACGCCGTACACGGGCGAACGGCTGCACCTGCAGATGGGCGAACACCCCGTCGACGTGAAGGATCTCGCCCCCGCGAAGGGCTGA